The Streptomyces spororaveus genome includes a region encoding these proteins:
- a CDS encoding DUF4389 domain-containing protein has product MSTAPAHPLSVEATLDPRLTRWKWLVKWILAIPHYIVLSVLQIAFLLLSIIAFFSILITGSYPRRLFDFNVGVIRWNTRVTYYCSAVMATDEYPPFTLRETPGYPIRVDLVYPEQLSRGLVLVKWLLVIPQLLVIMLLFTGGWRAYQSFDDYSPFSSGLVGLLSLVAVVILTCTGSYPRGLFDLLVGLVRWMLRVFVYASLMTDEYPPFRLDLGGSEPRAGAVEPAGGGNDQAS; this is encoded by the coding sequence TGGTGAAGTGGATCCTCGCCATCCCGCACTACATCGTGCTGTCCGTCCTGCAGATCGCTTTCCTGCTGCTGAGCATCATCGCGTTCTTCAGCATCCTCATCACCGGCAGTTATCCGCGGCGACTCTTCGATTTCAATGTCGGCGTCATACGCTGGAACACGCGCGTCACCTACTACTGCTCGGCGGTGATGGCCACCGACGAGTACCCGCCGTTCACGCTCCGGGAGACGCCCGGCTACCCGATCCGCGTCGACCTGGTCTATCCGGAGCAGCTGTCCCGCGGGCTGGTCCTGGTCAAGTGGCTGCTGGTCATCCCGCAGCTGCTCGTGATCATGCTGCTGTTCACCGGCGGCTGGCGGGCGTACCAGTCCTTCGACGACTACAGTCCGTTCTCCTCCGGTCTCGTCGGTCTGCTCTCCCTGGTCGCGGTGGTGATCCTGACGTGCACCGGGAGCTATCCGAGGGGTCTGTTCGACCTCCTCGTCGGGCTCGTGCGCTGGATGCTGCGGGTGTTCGTCTACGCGTCCCTCATGACGGACGAGTACCCCCCGTTCCGGCTGGACCTGGGAGGGAGCGAGCCCCGGGCGGGAGCGGTGGAACCGGCAGGCGGCGGGAACGACCAGGCGTCTTAA
- a CDS encoding PIG-L family deacetylase, whose amino-acid sequence MSLARRTRLAALLAAFSVGTAGITAWAYGHGTEHLQAAAKVLVTPSVTEGSALQIVAHPDDDLFFMNPDLSRSISTGIKVTTVYLTSGESDGRNEAHSPHLEDAAGPADRAAYAEARQNGIRAAYAQMATGDRAGAWQRTSVPTAGGGSAEVDVLVARPQVNLVWMELREARSISGDNPESLRGLWDGRTPALGAQLTSGTPVKDSFSYTKDQAVAAIAGVFEAYRPTTIRTQDPTPGRAEGGGAFLDHQDHMYGARFVQAAAERYAKTTDRPHFSVQNYVSYPNSSLPPTLDPQTAEEKLGYLKTYAWTDHQDWCGSPAGCGDRKTATRPTGAGWNRTIRYSRGDGTSWMTEGVSGRLWAFAALDGRMAYWSRSGPQALWQGPEFLPGDGIDSGAAAVRLWDGRIGVFATRTTLGATPQEYGREVVYAVQSSVDGGFGPWQSLGTPDTVDRSGTSAISGPSVVVDPEGRMTVYVRDSRRTLRARAQETPGGEFGAWQALGGAGLQGDPVTATDDSGRRHVYAATAGSVLAWVQPAPGTPLRGPVPTGLPQTTGTLSVRAEGDGVRLFFRRPGIGTVATSLARAGGPAPEFSPVAEAGGLGGYGAVGIAGDLLAGRAGAGTVGVAATDGPQPWQESQMLYTGAPAGVAEGAGSAVAAALGLDADLHVITTVPAGGATPAGSRTPAPWHRAVQPWTLAQAGRPGSAVAGGQPPR is encoded by the coding sequence ATGTCCCTGGCCCGCCGCACCCGACTCGCGGCCCTGCTCGCCGCGTTCTCCGTCGGCACCGCCGGAATTACGGCCTGGGCCTACGGACACGGGACCGAGCACCTGCAGGCCGCCGCCAAGGTGCTGGTCACCCCGAGCGTGACCGAGGGCTCCGCCCTCCAGATCGTCGCGCACCCCGACGACGACCTCTTCTTCATGAACCCCGACCTGAGCCGTTCCATATCGACGGGCATCAAGGTCACCACCGTCTACCTGACCTCCGGTGAGTCCGACGGCAGGAACGAGGCCCACAGCCCGCACCTGGAGGACGCCGCCGGACCCGCCGACCGCGCCGCCTACGCGGAAGCCCGGCAGAACGGCATACGCGCCGCCTACGCCCAGATGGCCACCGGGGACCGCGCCGGCGCCTGGCAGCGCACGTCCGTACCCACCGCCGGTGGCGGCAGTGCCGAGGTGGACGTCCTGGTCGCCCGGCCCCAGGTCAACCTCGTCTGGATGGAGCTGCGCGAGGCCCGCAGCATCTCCGGGGACAACCCGGAGAGCCTGCGCGGCCTGTGGGACGGCCGGACCCCCGCCCTGGGCGCCCAGCTGACCTCCGGGACACCGGTCAAGGACTCGTTCTCCTACACCAAGGACCAGGCCGTGGCCGCCATAGCGGGCGTGTTCGAGGCGTACCGGCCGACGACGATACGGACCCAGGACCCGACCCCCGGCAGGGCGGAGGGCGGCGGCGCCTTCCTCGACCACCAGGACCACATGTACGGCGCCCGCTTCGTGCAGGCCGCCGCCGAGCGCTACGCGAAGACCACGGACCGGCCGCACTTCTCGGTCCAGAACTACGTGAGCTACCCGAACAGCTCGCTGCCCCCGACGCTCGACCCGCAGACGGCCGAGGAGAAGCTCGGCTATCTCAAGACCTACGCCTGGACCGACCACCAGGACTGGTGCGGGAGCCCCGCCGGCTGCGGCGACCGCAAGACCGCGACCCGGCCCACCGGCGCCGGCTGGAACCGGACCATCCGCTACAGCCGCGGCGACGGCACCTCCTGGATGACCGAGGGCGTCTCCGGACGCCTGTGGGCCTTCGCCGCGCTGGACGGCCGGATGGCGTACTGGTCGCGCAGCGGCCCCCAGGCCCTGTGGCAGGGCCCCGAGTTCCTGCCCGGCGACGGCATCGACTCCGGGGCGGCGGCCGTCCGCCTCTGGGACGGCCGGATCGGCGTGTTCGCCACCCGCACCACCCTCGGCGCCACGCCCCAGGAGTACGGCCGGGAAGTCGTCTACGCCGTCCAGAGCTCGGTCGACGGCGGATTCGGCCCGTGGCAGTCGCTGGGCACCCCGGACACCGTGGACAGGTCCGGCACCTCGGCGATCAGCGGGCCGTCCGTGGTGGTGGACCCCGAGGGCCGGATGACGGTGTACGTCCGCGACTCCCGGCGGACGCTGCGCGCCCGGGCACAGGAGACCCCGGGCGGCGAATTCGGGGCCTGGCAGGCCCTGGGCGGCGCCGGCCTCCAGGGCGATCCGGTCACCGCGACCGACGACTCCGGGCGGCGCCACGTGTACGCGGCCACGGCCGGATCCGTACTGGCCTGGGTCCAGCCGGCACCCGGCACCCCCCTCCGCGGCCCCGTCCCGACCGGACTGCCCCAGACGACGGGCACGCTCTCCGTGCGCGCGGAGGGCGACGGCGTCCGCCTCTTCTTCCGCCGGCCCGGGATCGGCACGGTCGCCACGAGCCTGGCCCGAGCGGGCGGACCCGCGCCGGAGTTCTCCCCGGTCGCCGAGGCCGGCGGCCTGGGCGGCTACGGCGCCGTGGGCATCGCGGGCGACCTGCTCGCGGGCCGGGCGGGCGCGGGCACGGTCGGCGTCGCGGCCACCGACGGTCCGCAGCCCTGGCAGGAGTCCCAGATGCTGTACACGGGCGCCCCGGCCGGGGTGGCCGAGGGAGCCGGTTCGGCCGTCGCCGCGGCGCTCGGCCTGGACGCCGATCTCCACGTCATCACGACGGTCCCCGCCGGCGGCGCCACACCGGCCGGCAGCAGGACCCCCGCCCCGTGGCACCGGGCGGTCCAGCCCTGGACGCTCGCCCAGGCCGGACGTCCGGGCTCGGCCGTCGCCGGGGGACAGCCCCCTCGGTGA